In the genome of Candidatus Reidiella endopervernicosa, one region contains:
- the tsaB gene encoding tRNA (adenosine(37)-N6)-threonylcarbamoyltransferase complex dimerization subunit type 1 TsaB: MKLLAIDTATEACSAALYIDGEVLSRFEIAPRQHARLILPMIDSLLSEAGIVVADLDALAFGRGPGGFTGVRIATGVIQGVGFATELPVVPVSTLAALAQGAWREFGYKQIATAIDARMGEVYWGRYTLADNELMQLQGEELVIPPEQVEGEGSGWVGIGSGWTTYSDVMQSQLVNELEEQKGERFPNAHDIALLAVNDFHNGVAVNAAEALPIYLRDKVAKKKGEQ, from the coding sequence ATGAAACTACTGGCCATCGACACCGCCACCGAGGCGTGTTCCGCCGCACTCTATATCGATGGTGAGGTGCTGTCGCGATTTGAGATTGCACCACGCCAACACGCCAGACTGATCCTGCCAATGATCGACTCACTGCTGAGTGAGGCGGGTATCGTCGTTGCCGATCTTGATGCACTCGCCTTCGGTCGTGGTCCTGGTGGTTTTACCGGTGTGCGTATCGCCACCGGTGTGATCCAGGGTGTCGGCTTTGCCACTGAACTCCCCGTTGTTCCCGTCTCAACCTTGGCTGCTCTGGCGCAGGGTGCCTGGCGCGAGTTTGGTTACAAGCAGATTGCTACTGCCATTGATGCACGAATGGGGGAGGTCTATTGGGGACGCTACACACTGGCCGATAATGAACTGATGCAGCTACAGGGCGAAGAGTTGGTCATCCCACCCGAACAGGTGGAAGGCGAGGGTAGTGGTTGGGTTGGCATCGGCAGTGGCTGGACGACCTATAGCGATGTGATGCAGTCACAGCTTGTTAACGAGCTGGAAGAACAAAAAGGTGAACGTTTCCCCAATGCACACGACATCGCACTCCTGGCCGTGAATGATTTTCATAATGGAGTGGCCGTTAACGCCGCCGAAGCCCTACCGATCTATCTGCGCGACAAGGTGGCAAAAAAGAAGGGTGAGCAGTAG
- the lexA gene encoding transcriptional repressor LexA, translating into MLTRSQQKTLDFIRDFIAREDHAPTLSEIAAGIGIQSKGVVHRYVQALSDAGEIELLAGRHRGIQLVAQGGEKGVETAVTLPLLGKIAAGLPIEAIPDQNEIDLTEFFIGNNQFVLKVQGDSMVDAGILSGDMVVVRSCNTARDGEIVVALIDGEEATLKRIKQSPDGTITLIPANRAMRPMIFPAGRVQIQGVVSAQLRSYR; encoded by the coding sequence ATGCTGACCCGCAGCCAACAGAAGACACTCGATTTCATCCGCGACTTCATCGCCCGTGAGGATCACGCGCCGACGCTCTCCGAGATCGCTGCGGGGATCGGTATCCAGTCGAAAGGGGTGGTGCACCGTTACGTGCAGGCGCTCAGTGATGCGGGCGAGATTGAATTGTTGGCGGGGCGTCACCGTGGTATTCAGCTGGTTGCACAGGGTGGAGAGAAGGGGGTGGAAACGGCCGTTACGCTGCCACTGTTGGGTAAGATTGCTGCTGGTCTACCGATCGAGGCGATCCCCGATCAGAATGAGATAGATCTGACTGAGTTTTTCATTGGAAACAATCAGTTTGTACTGAAAGTTCAGGGCGATTCTATGGTTGATGCCGGTATTCTCAGCGGTGATATGGTGGTGGTGCGCAGCTGCAACACGGCACGTGACGGGGAGATTGTGGTGGCGCTGATCGACGGTGAAGAGGCGACACTGAAACGGATTAAACAGAGCCCCGACGGCACCATTACCCTGATCCCCGCCAACCGTGCGATGCGGCCGATGATCTTTCCCGCCGGACGGGTACAGATCCAGGGTGTGGTCTCGGCACAGCTGCGCAGCTACCGCTGA
- a CDS encoding GAF domain-containing protein — protein MLRELAATIDSGNDVNLLIEMVLEGISRGVGMDRVLFAMLTPDRKLLKARYTVGWDAIKLKQEFSFDVLPESANVFRYLLETGEAIYVDSHSPYNIRIMVTESVKEIVDDAPFFAMPIKVAGRTIGIFYADRKPSKRELNEELYSSFKHFCQQAMLGIAHISARH, from the coding sequence ATCCTGCGCGAGCTCGCTGCTACCATCGATAGTGGTAATGACGTCAATCTGCTGATTGAGATGGTACTGGAGGGAATATCACGTGGCGTCGGTATGGATCGAGTGCTGTTTGCCATGCTCACGCCCGATCGGAAACTGCTCAAGGCGCGTTATACGGTGGGATGGGATGCGATTAAATTGAAGCAGGAGTTCAGTTTTGACGTACTACCCGAGAGCGCCAACGTCTTCCGCTACCTACTCGAAACGGGTGAGGCGATCTATGTCGACTCCCACTCTCCCTACAACATCAGAATAATGGTGACGGAGAGCGTTAAGGAGATCGTCGACGATGCTCCCTTCTTTGCCATGCCAATCAAAGTGGCTGGCAGAACCATCGGCATTTTCTACGCTGATCGAAAACCGAGCAAGCGTGAACTTAACGAAGAGCTCTACTCAAGTTTCAAACACTTCTGCCAGCAGGCGATGCTCGGCATTGCCCACATCTCGGCACGCCACTAG
- a CDS encoding DUF2059 domain-containing protein, translated as MKIKVLSLLVLLFSGWQAPLSAAGERVSVERAEEIRKLLVLTGSDKIGMQVFSSMMESNRRNLPQVPDEFWNEVIKEFKPDELIELVVPIYAKHLTHEEVKALVRFYQSPLGRKLIAAMPGITRDSLNLGQMWGRSVGERVKRRLMEKGYIQS; from the coding sequence ATGAAAATCAAAGTGTTGTCGTTATTGGTGTTGCTGTTCTCTGGTTGGCAGGCACCGTTGAGTGCAGCTGGTGAGCGAGTTTCAGTTGAGCGCGCGGAGGAGATCCGAAAGCTGCTGGTGTTGACGGGGTCTGACAAGATCGGAATGCAGGTATTTAGCAGCATGATGGAGAGCAATCGTCGCAACCTGCCTCAGGTACCTGATGAGTTCTGGAATGAGGTGATTAAGGAGTTCAAGCCCGATGAGCTCATTGAGCTGGTGGTACCGATCTACGCCAAGCATCTGACCCATGAAGAGGTAAAGGCGTTGGTGCGGTTTTACCAAAGCCCACTTGGCCGCAAATTGATCGCCGCGATGCCGGGAATCACCCGTGACAGCCTAAATCTAGGTCAGATGTGGGGACGCAGTGTTGGTGAACGGGTCAAACGGCGGTTGATGGAGAAGGGATACATCCAGTCGTAG
- a CDS encoding HDOD domain-containing protein, protein MESNEEKLQSWVQKLSETEMPVFTHTASKLTSVSGSSDSSAAELARIILQDASMTARVLKAANNIYYNPGSRSINTISRAVVVLGFEAVRSLCLSIAMIESVLKGSNQEHVSQEMAQAFHAAVQARAFAEKRNDKSPEEVYIATLLHNLGRIAFWSFASDAGETLDEALKQPDATPESAEQAALGFTLRELSFGLCKEWQLGELLEHSLSPVPGNNPRTSNINMGYDLARSVEQGWKTPEALEQLRGVAILRKFVLGIQAQANSKNFTRPFMPAAPRPSCVRCVITSSRLYTTPSVTLRRHKAAAASSPSFARASTTNRQTASTIGD, encoded by the coding sequence ATGGAATCAAACGAAGAGAAACTTCAGAGCTGGGTACAGAAGCTGAGCGAGACCGAGATGCCGGTCTTCACACATACCGCCAGCAAGCTCACCAGCGTCTCAGGCAGCAGCGACAGCTCAGCCGCCGAACTCGCCCGCATCATCCTGCAGGATGCGTCGATGACCGCACGCGTGCTTAAGGCCGCCAACAACATCTACTACAACCCCGGCAGCCGCAGTATCAATACCATCAGCCGCGCGGTGGTGGTACTCGGTTTTGAGGCGGTACGCAGCCTCTGTCTCTCAATCGCGATGATCGAATCGGTGTTGAAGGGGAGCAATCAGGAGCACGTCTCACAGGAGATGGCGCAGGCGTTTCATGCCGCAGTTCAGGCACGCGCCTTTGCCGAGAAACGCAACGACAAGTCACCTGAAGAGGTCTACATCGCCACCCTGCTGCACAATCTTGGCAGAATCGCCTTCTGGTCGTTTGCCAGTGACGCCGGCGAGACACTCGACGAAGCACTGAAACAGCCAGACGCCACCCCGGAGAGCGCTGAACAGGCGGCGCTCGGCTTCACACTGCGCGAACTCTCCTTTGGTCTCTGCAAGGAGTGGCAGCTTGGCGAGCTGCTCGAACACTCTCTCAGCCCTGTCCCAGGTAATAACCCTCGTACCAGTAACATCAACATGGGCTATGACCTGGCTCGCAGCGTTGAACAGGGCTGGAAAACACCCGAGGCGCTGGAGCAGCTCCGGGGAGTCGCTATTTTGCGAAAGTTTGTTTTGGGCATCCAAGCCCAAGCAAACAGCAAAAACTTCACGCGACCGTTTATGCCTGCGGCGCCCCGACCGTCCTGCGTACGTTGCGTAATCACCTCTTCGCGGCTCTACACAACTCCCTCAGTGACTCTACGCCGACATAAAGCCGCTGCTGCATCTTCTCCGTCGTTCGCTCGCGCCTCAACTACGAATAGGCAGACGGCGTCGACTATCGGGGACTAA
- a CDS encoding Rrf2 family transcriptional regulator, with protein sequence MKLSSKGRYAVTAMMDIAIHDRYGPVTLADISYSQGISLSYLEQLFAKLRKHGLVEGLRGPGGGYRLGRPSSDITIDQIITAVDEKANAARQPTAEGEDLTQTLWNDLSDQIHNFLGTITLAQFVDQPNVQELVKQQEFVQGRMYNYRSSAA encoded by the coding sequence ATGAAACTGTCGAGCAAAGGTCGTTACGCGGTTACCGCTATGATGGATATCGCTATTCACGATCGTTATGGACCGGTTACGCTGGCCGATATCTCATATAGCCAGGGTATTTCGCTCTCATATCTTGAGCAGCTGTTTGCCAAGCTGCGCAAGCATGGGTTGGTTGAGGGGCTACGTGGACCGGGTGGTGGTTACCGTCTGGGTCGCCCGAGTAGCGATATTACAATCGATCAGATTATTACCGCTGTCGATGAGAAGGCGAATGCAGCTCGACAGCCGACTGCAGAGGGTGAAGATCTGACCCAGACGCTGTGGAACGACCTCAGCGATCAGATCCACAACTTCCTCGGCACCATCACCCTGGCACAGTTTGTTGATCAGCCTAATGTGCAGGAGCTGGTTAAGCAGCAGGAGTTTGTGCAGGGACGGATGTATAACTATCGCAGTAGCGCCGCCTGA
- a CDS encoding DNA polymerase Y family protein, whose product MGESFTHWPWAIIMVDMNAFFASVEQRDCPEWRGRPVAITNGLQGSRIITCSYEARAYGVHTGMRLKEARRLCPDLIQSPARPERYAETSAAIMVSLEDITPDIEVFSVDEAFLDVTRCQRLLGHPEQIAKRVKQRVFEVSKVLCSVGVSGDKTTAKYAAKLNKPDGLTVIPPWEAKARLHDVPVTELCGIARGIGDFLAQHGVHNCGDMEQLPISVLARRFGNLGRRIWYMAQGADPDPLQMTVAAPKSVGHGKVVPPNTRERTVLETYLLHMSEKVAARLRRHEMEAMKFFIGLRGAEGWIGGKLKLELPCSDGGAIMALCRRVLNEQWLGEGIHQVQVTALDPKPLASQGDLFAAAVPVMQRENTNEVMDAVNDRYGEFNLAPARLLQRSSMPNVIAPAWKPFGHRKTV is encoded by the coding sequence ATGGGGGAGTCGTTCACCCACTGGCCATGGGCAATCATCATGGTCGATATGAACGCCTTTTTTGCCTCGGTTGAGCAGCGTGACTGTCCCGAGTGGCGAGGGCGACCGGTGGCGATCACCAACGGCCTGCAGGGGAGCCGCATCATCACCTGCTCCTACGAGGCACGTGCCTACGGTGTACATACCGGCATGCGTCTGAAAGAGGCGCGTCGACTCTGTCCCGATCTGATTCAGTCTCCGGCACGCCCAGAGCGCTATGCGGAGACATCAGCCGCGATCATGGTCTCATTGGAAGATATCACCCCCGATATTGAGGTCTTCTCCGTTGATGAGGCGTTTCTCGATGTGACCCGCTGCCAGCGGCTGCTGGGACACCCAGAGCAGATTGCCAAACGGGTTAAGCAGCGCGTTTTTGAGGTCTCCAAGGTGCTCTGCTCGGTGGGTGTGAGCGGTGATAAGACCACCGCTAAGTACGCCGCCAAGCTCAACAAACCCGATGGACTGACAGTGATTCCGCCCTGGGAGGCGAAGGCGCGGCTACACGATGTGCCGGTAACGGAGCTGTGTGGCATCGCCCGCGGTATTGGTGACTTCCTTGCCCAGCACGGGGTGCACAACTGCGGCGATATGGAGCAGTTACCTATCAGTGTGCTGGCGCGCCGTTTTGGCAATCTGGGGCGACGCATCTGGTACATGGCGCAGGGGGCCGATCCCGACCCACTGCAGATGACGGTGGCAGCGCCAAAGAGTGTTGGTCACGGCAAGGTGGTACCGCCCAATACCCGCGAGCGGACGGTGCTTGAAACCTATCTGCTGCATATGAGCGAGAAGGTTGCCGCCCGACTGCGTCGCCATGAGATGGAGGCGATGAAGTTCTTCATCGGTCTGCGGGGTGCTGAGGGGTGGATTGGCGGCAAGCTGAAGCTGGAGCTGCCGTGCAGTGATGGTGGCGCGATCATGGCGCTCTGTCGTCGGGTACTGAATGAGCAGTGGCTGGGTGAGGGGATTCATCAGGTACAGGTGACGGCGCTCGATCCGAAACCGCTTGCCTCGCAGGGTGACCTCTTCGCTGCTGCTGTTCCGGTGATGCAAAGAGAGAACACCAACGAGGTAATGGATGCGGTCAATGATCGCTATGGTGAGTTCAACCTCGCCCCGGCGCGGCTGCTGCAGCGCTCTTCAATGCCCAACGTGATCGCACCGGCATGGAAGCCATTCGGTCACCGTAAGACGGTCTGA
- a CDS encoding tetratricopeptide repeat protein: protein MFGSCGSSDERAPVVDRGYPVWDLRQRDALKSSRTSPAARSRSSDTEAVPLVSGSDDVVVATAIPYTPSRSSSSGSSEAGSTNSAVLGLMKRAKQQLNQGDEEGAAASLERALRIEPRNGVLWHNLAVLRLRQQDYGQAESLARKSISFSGNKRALKARSWELVAAARRGKGNEQGARAAEKEARRYE from the coding sequence GTGTTCGGGTCATGCGGTTCTAGCGATGAGCGTGCGCCAGTGGTTGATCGCGGCTACCCGGTGTGGGATCTGCGCCAGCGTGATGCGCTCAAGTCGTCACGCACTTCACCTGCTGCACGTAGTCGTTCAAGTGATACCGAGGCGGTGCCGCTAGTAAGTGGTAGTGACGATGTCGTTGTCGCGACAGCCATTCCCTACACCCCCAGTCGCTCCAGTTCGAGCGGTAGCAGTGAAGCGGGCTCCACCAACAGTGCCGTGCTGGGGCTGATGAAACGTGCCAAGCAACAGCTTAACCAGGGTGATGAGGAGGGGGCGGCCGCTTCGCTGGAGCGGGCGTTGCGGATCGAGCCGCGCAACGGAGTGCTCTGGCACAACCTTGCCGTGTTGCGACTGCGACAGCAGGATTATGGTCAGGCCGAGAGCCTTGCGCGGAAATCGATCAGCTTCTCCGGCAATAAACGTGCGCTCAAGGCGCGTAGTTGGGAACTGGTTGCTGCAGCGCGTCGTGGTAAGGGTAATGAGCAGGGTGCCCGTGCAGCAGAAAAAGAGGCGAGACGCTATGAATAA
- the mrcB gene encoding penicillin-binding protein 1B, with product MAARKRSQGRKKRGGRAKQPPKRSLLRAFLWRAVLIVLLVGGGYTLYLDYTVRQQFDGKRWALPATVYARPMELYVGAPIGAEQFHQELKLLKYRNLANPTATGSYLRKSNRFILTSRPFSFWDGEEPKQQLRISFSDGKVSKLTDGAGRSLDLVRLDPLQIGGIYPSHNEDRLLVQLSEVPRVLQQALIAVEDRNFHNHHGVSPLAILRAAWANLRAGRVVQGGSTLTQQLVKNFYLSSERTLSRKAQEAVMAVLLDAHYEKDEILEAYLNEVYLGQDRSRGVHGFGLAAQFYFEKRVADLKLHETALLVGMVKGPSYYNPHRHPERAKKRRNLVIDLMLQQGMIDARTADWSQRQKLGVRSGRFSGVTQYPAFIGVVRSQLRRDYRDEDLTSEGLRIFTTMDPQLQNEAERVLKSRVEQLEAAKGIDKNKLQGAVVVTGIEGGELLAAVGGRHARYAGFNRALNAVRPIGSLVKPAVYLTALMQKQRYTLATMLEDKKFALKNHDGSLWQPQNYDHKEYGEVPLYGALSRSLNLSTARLGMTVGLDRVAETLERLGVERDIDRFPSMLLGTLALSPLEVTQLYHTLASGGFHTPLRSIRAVLDVNGEALQRYSLQVEAALPPEAIYLTNTILQKVVLEGTARSLSWAMRAKVKAAGKTGTTDDLRDSWFAGFTGNRLAVVWLGRDDNKPAKLSGASGALKVWGDLMGRIDPEPLALTRPDSVGMHWIDPESGLRTQKICPDAVQLPFIRGTEPRSAGPCVGKTLESAVDWIKGVIDGGR from the coding sequence GTGGCCGCACGGAAACGATCACAGGGTAGAAAAAAGCGCGGTGGGCGGGCAAAACAGCCGCCCAAACGTTCGTTGCTGCGTGCCTTTCTGTGGCGTGCCGTTCTGATCGTACTGTTGGTGGGGGGTGGTTATACCCTCTACCTCGACTACACCGTACGCCAGCAGTTCGATGGCAAGCGCTGGGCACTGCCGGCTACTGTCTATGCACGACCGATGGAACTCTATGTCGGTGCACCGATCGGTGCCGAGCAGTTCCATCAGGAGCTGAAACTGCTCAAGTACCGTAATCTGGCCAATCCGACCGCAACAGGCAGCTACCTGCGCAAGTCGAATCGCTTCATCCTCACTTCACGTCCCTTCTCCTTCTGGGATGGTGAGGAGCCGAAACAGCAGCTACGTATCAGCTTCAGTGACGGCAAAGTCTCCAAACTCACCGATGGTGCTGGGCGGTCGCTCGATCTGGTACGGCTCGATCCGCTGCAGATTGGTGGTATCTACCCCTCACATAATGAGGATCGGCTGCTGGTGCAGCTGAGCGAGGTGCCTCGCGTATTGCAGCAGGCGCTAATCGCAGTGGAGGATCGCAACTTCCACAACCATCACGGCGTCTCACCGCTTGCAATCCTGCGTGCCGCCTGGGCCAATCTGCGTGCCGGACGGGTGGTGCAGGGCGGCAGTACCCTGACCCAACAGCTGGTAAAGAACTTCTATCTCAGTAGTGAACGCACCCTGAGCCGTAAGGCGCAAGAGGCAGTGATGGCAGTCCTGCTTGATGCCCACTACGAGAAGGATGAGATCCTTGAGGCTTATCTCAATGAGGTCTATCTGGGACAGGATCGTAGTCGTGGTGTGCACGGCTTTGGGCTTGCCGCACAGTTCTATTTCGAGAAGCGTGTTGCCGATCTGAAACTGCACGAGACCGCGCTGCTGGTTGGCATGGTCAAGGGACCCTCCTACTACAATCCGCACCGCCATCCCGAGCGGGCCAAAAAGCGACGTAACCTGGTGATCGATCTGATGCTGCAACAGGGCATGATCGATGCCAGGACAGCCGATTGGTCGCAGCGGCAGAAGCTTGGGGTGCGTAGCGGGCGCTTTAGTGGGGTGACCCAGTATCCCGCCTTTATCGGTGTGGTGCGCAGCCAGCTAAGGCGCGACTACCGTGACGAGGATCTCACCTCTGAGGGGCTACGCATCTTTACCACCATGGATCCTCAGCTTCAGAACGAGGCGGAGCGGGTGCTTAAATCGCGTGTAGAGCAGCTTGAGGCAGCGAAGGGTATTGACAAAAACAAGCTGCAGGGTGCGGTGGTGGTCACCGGTATTGAAGGCGGAGAGCTACTGGCTGCCGTGGGCGGTCGCCATGCGCGTTACGCCGGGTTTAACCGTGCGCTGAACGCGGTACGGCCTATCGGTTCGTTGGTGAAGCCGGCGGTCTATCTGACGGCGTTGATGCAGAAACAGCGCTACACGCTCGCGACCATGCTTGAAGATAAGAAGTTTGCACTGAAGAACCACGACGGCAGCCTCTGGCAGCCACAGAACTACGACCATAAAGAGTATGGCGAGGTGCCGCTCTATGGCGCACTGAGCCGCTCGCTCAATCTCTCCACGGCACGCCTTGGTATGACGGTGGGGCTTGATCGCGTTGCTGAGACGCTTGAGCGGCTGGGTGTCGAACGCGATATTGACCGTTTCCCTTCGATGCTGCTCGGTACCCTGGCGCTCTCACCATTGGAGGTGACGCAGCTCTACCACACGCTGGCCAGCGGCGGTTTCCACACGCCGCTGCGCTCGATCCGTGCGGTACTCGATGTGAATGGAGAGGCGCTGCAGCGCTATTCGTTGCAGGTCGAGGCCGCCCTGCCTCCCGAGGCGATCTACCTGACCAACACAATACTGCAGAAGGTGGTCTTGGAGGGGACAGCCCGTTCGCTGTCGTGGGCGATGCGTGCCAAGGTGAAGGCGGCGGGTAAAACGGGCACTACCGATGATCTGCGTGATAGCTGGTTTGCCGGTTTTACCGGCAACCGGTTGGCAGTGGTCTGGTTGGGACGTGACGATAATAAACCGGCCAAGCTAAGCGGTGCCTCGGGGGCTCTGAAGGTGTGGGGTGATCTGATGGGGCGTATCGATCCTGAACCACTTGCGCTCACCCGCCCCGATTCAGTCGGTATGCACTGGATCGACCCGGAGAGTGGTCTGCGAACGCAGAAAATCTGTCCCGATGCCGTACAATTGCCCTTTATTCGCGGCACCGAACCGCGTTCGGCCGGACCCTGCGTGGGTAAGACGTTGGAGTCGGCGGTCGATTGGATTAAAGGGGTAATTGATGGTGGTCGTTAG
- a CDS encoding ATP-dependent DNA helicase, which produces MITDARSALADDGPLANAIEGFAPRPQQQQMAEAVEQALENSAQLIAEAGTGTGKTFAYLIPALLSGKRVIISTGTRTLQDQLYHRDLPTVREALGVPIETALLKGRSNYLCYHRLETAESEGRINHSLLSDLAKVRRWAAGTRKGDIAEVSGVAENSYIWPLVTSTVDNCLGQECPTYKDCCVLKARRDAQEAELVVVNHHLLFADMALKEEGFGELLPGADAFILDEAHQLPEIATIFFGQSLSSRQLGDIARDAIGEYLREGGVQGEMPSAIDSIQKHARDLRLALGMESRRAPWATVATAPKVEELLALIEGDLGQLEAWLEEVAPRGKGLENCWRRVADVRVRLKLLTESDDEGQIKWFETRPRSFTLHMTPLDVAPLFTERRQRYPSAWIYTSATLAVGEGFDHYISRLGLDEAETLRLDSPFDYANNTQLYIPKDMPEPSSRDYTHAVVEAALPVLQASGGRAFLLFTSHRALKQAAELLHNRVDFPLLVQGDAPRAELLDRFRQLGNALLLGTGSFWEGVDVRGEALSLVIIDKLPFAAPDDPVLSARIDSIRRNKGNPFMEYQVPTAVITLKQGVGRLIRDVSDSGVLMLCDPRLYSKAYGRVFLKSLPPMPPTRELEQVQRFLKEIVPRFRK; this is translated from the coding sequence ATGATTACCGACGCACGATCCGCACTGGCCGATGATGGCCCACTGGCTAATGCCATTGAGGGTTTCGCCCCGCGCCCACAGCAGCAGCAGATGGCCGAAGCAGTCGAACAGGCGCTGGAGAACAGTGCCCAGCTGATCGCAGAGGCTGGCACCGGCACCGGCAAGACCTTCGCCTACCTGATCCCCGCGCTGCTCTCCGGCAAGCGGGTAATCATCTCCACCGGCACCCGCACCCTGCAGGATCAGCTCTACCACCGTGATCTGCCGACGGTGCGTGAGGCACTCGGCGTGCCGATCGAGACCGCGCTGCTCAAGGGGCGCTCCAACTACCTCTGTTACCACCGTCTCGAGACCGCCGAGAGCGAGGGACGTATCAACCACTCGCTACTCTCCGATCTGGCCAAGGTACGACGCTGGGCTGCAGGCACCCGCAAGGGCGATATCGCCGAGGTGAGCGGTGTGGCGGAGAACTCCTATATCTGGCCGCTGGTCACCTCCACGGTCGATAACTGTCTCGGTCAGGAGTGTCCTACCTATAAGGACTGTTGCGTACTCAAGGCACGACGTGATGCACAGGAAGCAGAGCTGGTGGTGGTTAATCATCACCTGCTGTTTGCCGATATGGCACTCAAGGAGGAGGGCTTCGGTGAGCTGCTACCGGGTGCCGATGCCTTCATCCTTGATGAGGCGCACCAGCTGCCCGAGATCGCCACCATCTTCTTTGGCCAGTCACTGAGCAGTCGTCAGCTTGGAGATATCGCCCGCGACGCGATCGGCGAGTATCTGCGTGAGGGCGGCGTGCAGGGTGAAATGCCGAGTGCAATCGATTCCATCCAGAAACATGCTCGCGATCTGCGCCTGGCGCTCGGCATGGAGAGTCGACGTGCACCGTGGGCGACGGTCGCCACCGCCCCCAAGGTAGAAGAACTGCTGGCGCTGATTGAGGGCGACCTTGGACAGCTCGAGGCGTGGCTGGAGGAGGTCGCGCCTCGCGGCAAGGGACTGGAGAACTGCTGGCGTCGGGTCGCCGATGTCAGAGTGCGGTTGAAACTGCTGACCGAGAGTGATGACGAAGGCCAGATCAAGTGGTTCGAGACCCGTCCGCGTAGCTTTACCCTGCACATGACGCCACTCGATGTGGCACCGCTCTTTACCGAACGGCGTCAGCGCTACCCCAGTGCCTGGATCTATACCTCTGCGACCCTTGCCGTTGGTGAGGGTTTTGATCACTACATCTCGCGTCTTGGTCTTGATGAGGCGGAGACGCTGCGGCTCGATAGCCCGTTTGATTACGCCAACAACACCCAGCTCTACATCCCGAAAGATATGCCAGAGCCAAGCAGCCGCGACTACACACATGCGGTGGTGGAGGCGGCGCTGCCGGTGCTACAGGCGAGTGGTGGACGCGCTTTTCTGCTCTTTACCAGCCACCGCGCACTCAAACAGGCAGCTGAATTGCTGCACAACCGCGTCGACTTTCCGCTGCTGGTGCAGGGCGATGCACCGCGTGCTGAGCTACTCGACCGCTTCCGTCAATTAGGTAATGCGCTGCTGCTCGGCACCGGCAGCTTCTGGGAGGGGGTCGATGTACGTGGTGAGGCGCTCTCGTTGGTGATTATCGACAAGCTCCCCTTTGCCGCGCCGGACGATCCGGTGCTGAGTGCTCGCATCGATTCGATTCGTCGTAACAAGGGCAATCCCTTCATGGAGTACCAGGTGCCCACGGCGGTGATCACCCTCAAGCAGGGAGTCGGGCGGCTGATCCGAGATGTGAGCGATAGTGGCGTGTTGATGCTCTGCGATCCACGTCTCTATTCGAAGGCCTATGGCCGGGTCTTTCTCAAGAGTCTGCCGCCGATGCCACCCACCCGGGAGCTTGAGCAGGTGCAGCGCTTTTTGAAAGAGATAGTGCCGAGATTCCGCAAGTGA